The following coding sequences are from one Treponema bryantii window:
- a CDS encoding SurA N-terminal domain-containing protein, protein MKKIISVLSILMFATFAMFAQADLQPLAVVKLNKNESITLRQLKVRCTTYEKQINRTLTVEERKQVLDTLIEEALIVQAAAKAGISVADSSVDQYFAQSMSQSLGVNVSEKDLEDILKKQQGKTLDEVLLEQTGMNKADYKKHLKNVLLMQQYVVQKNQAELQKVAATDEEIRMAYESNKSSFVWNDMIKMLVVIVPKDNNPEAAKQKATDFYTKYTTKALTAEQIAVQSQADNSGFKAGLGVFPKTEAAASGLQMPLQNLMLVFQQGEGYTSEVEETSTDYRFISVIKKYDAKMLAIGDLVQPETTVTVYDYIRANLTQQKQQIYMSNAATNLAKELHTAENVDMKKTGAALDKILDWGN, encoded by the coding sequence ATGAAAAAAATTATTTCAGTTCTTTCAATCTTAATGTTTGCAACTTTTGCAATGTTTGCACAGGCAGATTTGCAGCCTCTCGCAGTTGTAAAACTTAATAAGAATGAATCCATTACTCTCAGGCAGCTTAAGGTAAGATGTACAACTTATGAGAAGCAGATTAACAGAACTCTTACAGTTGAAGAAAGAAAACAGGTGCTTGATACATTGATTGAGGAAGCTTTGATTGTTCAGGCTGCAGCTAAGGCAGGTATTTCTGTAGCAGACAGCTCTGTAGATCAGTATTTTGCACAGTCTATGAGTCAGTCACTTGGTGTAAATGTTTCAGAAAAAGACCTTGAAGATATTCTTAAAAAGCAGCAGGGTAAAACTCTGGATGAAGTTCTTTTGGAACAGACCGGAATGAATAAGGCTGATTATAAGAAACACCTTAAGAATGTTCTTTTGATGCAGCAGTATGTTGTTCAGAAGAATCAGGCTGAACTTCAGAAGGTTGCAGCTACTGATGAAGAAATCAGAATGGCTTATGAAAGCAATAAATCTTCATTCGTATGGAATGATATGATTAAAATGCTTGTTGTAATCGTTCCAAAAGATAATAATCCTGAAGCTGCAAAGCAGAAAGCAACTGATTTCTATACAAAATACACTACTAAGGCTCTTACTGCAGAACAGATTGCAGTTCAGTCTCAGGCAGATAATTCTGGCTTCAAGGCTGGACTTGGTGTATTCCCTAAGACTGAAGCTGCAGCAAGTGGTTTGCAGATGCCTCTTCAGAATCTTATGTTGGTTTTCCAGCAGGGTGAAGGATATACCTCTGAGGTTGAAGAAACTTCAACAGATTATCGCTTTATCAGCGTAATCAAGAAATACGATGCAAAGATGCTTGCTATCGGTGATTTGGTTCAGCCTGAAACAACTGTTACAGTTTATGATTATATCCGTGCTAATCTTACTCAGCAGAAGCAGCAGATTTATATGAGCAATGCAGCTACAAATCTCGCAAAAGAACTTCACACAGCAGAAAATGTTGATATGAAGAAAACAGGTGCTGCTTTGGATAAGATTC
- a CDS encoding alanine--tRNA ligase, with translation MNANELRSKYIEFFKSKNHVEISGQSLIPENDPSVLFTMAGMHPLVPYLLGEKHPSGTRLTDYQKCIRTGDIEEVGDPSHLTCFEMLGNWSLGDYFKKESIAYSYEFLTSPQWLALDPKKISVTVFAGDENAPRDEEAAQIWKDNGMPEDKIAYLPASDNWWAAGPTGPCGPDTEIFYWVGEGLPPVGSNKGTDSGNWMEIWNNVFMQYNRVDEKTLLPLEKKNVDTGMGLERTNCILQGKTSVYLTEVFQPIIKTIEVLSGYTYGTDEEKDKSVRIIADHTRSSVFILGDQRGVTPDRVGAGYVLRRLIRRAVRHGMKLGIEKDFMAEIAATVIENFKGPYPELEANREKVYKELTAEEAKFRLTLKKGEAEFQKLLPNLMKNPKKIISGKVAYNLYETYGYPLELTQELGAENGFTVDVEGFKEAERKHQEASKTVDAGAAKGGLAEQSEVTTKYHTATHLLQQALVNVLGDQVAQKGSNINNERMRFDFTFERPMTKEEIQKVEDIVNEKIKEDLPVTMEVMPLDKAKAEGARALFTNKYGEDVKVYTIGRDAKSDWFSKEVCGGPHVQHTAQIGDFKIQKEQSSSAGVRRIRAVISGGLPLDK, from the coding sequence ATGAACGCTAATGAACTTCGCTCAAAATATATTGAGTTTTTTAAAAGTAAAAATCATGTTGAGATTTCGGGTCAGTCTTTAATTCCTGAAAATGACCCATCTGTTTTGTTTACAATGGCGGGTATGCACCCTCTCGTTCCTTATCTTCTTGGTGAAAAGCATCCATCGGGAACCCGTCTCACAGACTATCAGAAGTGTATCCGTACAGGCGATATTGAAGAAGTAGGTGATCCAAGTCATCTTACATGTTTTGAAATGCTTGGAAACTGGTCACTTGGTGATTATTTCAAGAAAGAATCTATTGCTTATTCTTATGAATTCCTTACAAGTCCACAGTGGCTTGCCCTTGATCCTAAAAAGATTTCTGTAACTGTATTTGCAGGTGATGAAAACGCTCCTCGCGATGAAGAAGCAGCTCAGATCTGGAAAGATAATGGAATGCCAGAGGATAAGATTGCATATCTTCCAGCATCAGATAACTGGTGGGCAGCAGGTCCAACAGGTCCTTGTGGTCCGGATACAGAAATTTTCTACTGGGTTGGAGAAGGTCTCCCACCTGTAGGTTCAAATAAAGGTACAGACAGCGGAAACTGGATGGAAATCTGGAACAACGTATTCATGCAGTACAACCGCGTTGACGAAAAAACACTTCTTCCGCTCGAGAAAAAGAACGTTGATACAGGTATGGGACTTGAGCGTACAAACTGTATTCTCCAGGGAAAGACATCTGTTTACCTTACAGAAGTTTTCCAGCCAATCATTAAGACAATTGAAGTCCTTTCAGGCTACACATATGGTACAGACGAAGAAAAAGATAAGTCAGTTCGTATTATTGCTGACCATACTCGTTCTTCTGTATTTATCCTTGGAGACCAGAGAGGAGTTACTCCAGACCGTGTAGGTGCTGGTTACGTTCTCCGCCGTCTTATCCGCCGTGCAGTTCGCCACGGAATGAAGCTCGGTATCGAAAAAGACTTTATGGCAGAAATTGCTGCTACAGTAATCGAAAACTTCAAGGGACCTTACCCGGAACTCGAAGCAAACCGCGAAAAGGTTTACAAAGAACTTACTGCAGAGGAAGCAAAGTTCCGTCTTACCCTCAAGAAGGGTGAAGCAGAATTCCAGAAACTTCTTCCAAACCTTATGAAGAATCCTAAAAAGATTATCAGCGGAAAGGTTGCTTATAATCTTTACGAAACATATGGCTATCCTCTTGAGCTTACTCAGGAGCTTGGTGCAGAAAACGGATTTACTGTTGACGTTGAAGGCTTTAAAGAAGCTGAACGCAAGCACCAGGAAGCTTCAAAGACAGTTGATGCAGGAGCAGCTAAGGGTGGTCTTGCTGAACAGTCTGAAGTTACAACAAAATATCACACTGCAACACACCTTTTGCAGCAGGCTCTGGTAAACGTTCTCGGCGACCAGGTTGCTCAGAAAGGTTCAAATATCAACAACGAGCGTATGCGTTTTGACTTCACTTTCGAACGTCCAATGACTAAAGAAGAAATTCAGAAGGTTGAGGACATCGTAAACGAAAAGATTAAGGAAGACCTTCCTGTTACTATGGAAGTTATGCCACTCGACAAGGCTAAAGCAGAAGGTGCACGCGCTCTCTTTACTAACAAGTATGGTGAAGACGTTAAGGTTTACACAATTGGCCGCGACGCTAAATCAGACTGGTTCAGTAAGGAAGTTTGTGGTGGACCACACGTTCAGCACACAGCTCAGATTGGTGACTTCAAGATTCAGAAGGAACAGTCAAGCTCAGCTGGTGTTCGTCGTATCCGTGCTGTAATCAGCGGTGGGCTTCCTCTGGATAAGTAG
- a CDS encoding pallilysin-related adhesin — protein MKSRTVPVLFVLAAALIAGVFFVSKKMLTKEDKSSTRARIVTPKSSSSANSENEASSSSIETEKYETFVPLYSGETLISALTIDINNDGYDDEVIIVRKASSQNLWIVAALIDSESGLYERLEPIETQFTRTRTFSYMGMDVTGEHKNALIYQGLADDGNYVMKIYLCSKEHGKNYLRNIGDFSCDGTVFIQQTERSESYALAMSKGESFSVWVYKSDIPKDAANADKDKPAVGQNQIQQEYKWNPSSQKYELVREINVTAGRLAATELSRIQDGTVETFAAFLDGLWYKTSNTDGNIRYMYFNYPDTEIIQLYKDIQEVYEWEDSKLRHNGIYLTAVNADIMNLHRRFDISLINTDEIKITLRDDINLIISENTQWDGNYKKMALQDTFGDFAASTEKDSYMKELQKGDNWTTADSTVTLKFGEYKYSLLNGGLSEAGIYSIEKIGSYNVIQFRSDTEGSILAENYSMEFGTKVITETVKRKTVEKVVTDYNTITFTPVKLTSTDCFAVEGRSYVLSRNTSD, from the coding sequence ATGAAGTCTAGAACAGTGCCGGTTTTATTTGTGCTTGCGGCGGCTTTAATTGCAGGTGTATTCTTTGTTTCTAAAAAGATGCTGACAAAGGAAGATAAATCTTCTACGAGAGCACGCATCGTTACTCCAAAATCTTCTTCATCTGCTAATTCAGAAAATGAAGCTTCCTCTTCTTCAATAGAAACAGAAAAATATGAAACTTTCGTTCCTTTATATTCCGGAGAAACTTTAATCAGTGCACTTACAATAGATATAAATAATGATGGTTATGATGATGAAGTAATCATCGTTCGTAAGGCAAGTTCGCAGAATCTCTGGATTGTTGCGGCGCTTATAGATTCTGAATCTGGACTTTATGAACGACTTGAACCTATTGAGACACAGTTTACCCGAACCCGAACCTTCTCTTATATGGGAATGGATGTTACTGGTGAACATAAAAATGCCCTTATATATCAGGGACTTGCTGATGACGGCAATTATGTGATGAAAATCTATTTGTGTTCAAAAGAACATGGAAAAAATTATCTTAGAAATATTGGTGATTTTTCGTGTGATGGAACTGTGTTTATTCAGCAGACTGAACGTTCTGAATCATATGCACTTGCCATGTCAAAAGGTGAAAGTTTTTCTGTATGGGTTTATAAATCGGATATTCCAAAGGATGCTGCTAATGCAGATAAAGATAAGCCTGCAGTTGGCCAGAATCAGATCCAGCAGGAATATAAATGGAATCCTTCTTCACAGAAATATGAACTTGTTCGTGAAATAAACGTAACAGCCGGCCGTCTTGCTGCGACTGAGCTTTCCCGCATTCAGGATGGTACTGTAGAAACTTTTGCAGCCTTCCTTGACGGACTCTGGTATAAAACTTCAAATACAGACGGAAATATCCGTTATATGTATTTCAATTATCCTGATACAGAAATCATTCAGCTTTATAAAGATATTCAGGAAGTTTACGAGTGGGAAGACAGTAAGCTTCGCCATAACGGAATCTATCTGACTGCTGTAAATGCAGATATCATGAACCTTCACCGCCGTTTTGATATTTCTCTCATAAATACTGATGAAATCAAAATTACCCTGCGCGATGATATCAACCTTATTATCAGTGAAAATACACAGTGGGATGGAAACTATAAGAAGATGGCTCTTCAGGATACCTTTGGAGACTTTGCCGCTTCAACAGAAAAAGATAGTTATATGAAAGAACTTCAGAAGGGTGATAACTGGACTACTGCTGATTCTACTGTTACATTGAAGTTTGGAGAGTATAAATATTCTCTATTAAATGGTGGGCTTTCTGAAGCTGGTATTTATTCTATCGAAAAAATCGGCAGTTATAACGTAATTCAGTTCCGTTCGGATACAGAAGGTTCTATTCTTGCTGAAAATTATTCTATGGAATTTGGAACAAAGGTAATTACAGAAACTGTAAAAAGAAAAACTGTCGAAAAAGTTGTTACCGATTACAATACAATAACTTTTACTCCGGTTAAGCTTACTTCTACCGACTGCTTTGCGGTAGAGGGCAGGTCGTATGTACTCAGTAGAAACACCAGTGATTGA